One part of the Sporosarcina ureae genome encodes these proteins:
- the trpA gene encoding tryptophan synthase subunit alpha → MTKQQVMQAILHCNEQGNKAFVPYIMAGDGGLQTLKKTILFLQEAGATAIEVGIPFSDPVADGEVIQQAGERALAEGITLRKVMKELASFKEEVTVPLVIMTYLNPVLSYGLTAIAADCEASGVYGLIIPDLPLEESGMLKDALKNSDVALIQLVSLTSPTERIEAIAKAAEGFIYAVTVNGITGVRSSFTEGLEGHLERLKAASSVPVLAGFGISTPEQVRSLGSLADGVIVGSAIVTALHVGDHETVRTLINASKNQLTNS, encoded by the coding sequence ATGACAAAACAACAAGTAATGCAAGCGATTCTACATTGTAATGAGCAGGGTAATAAAGCATTTGTTCCGTATATTATGGCGGGGGACGGCGGATTGCAGACGTTGAAAAAGACTATCCTCTTCCTGCAAGAAGCAGGTGCAACAGCAATTGAAGTAGGCATTCCATTTTCCGATCCAGTAGCGGATGGTGAAGTGATTCAACAGGCGGGTGAACGTGCTCTTGCTGAGGGGATTACACTTCGTAAAGTAATGAAAGAACTAGCATCGTTCAAGGAAGAAGTAACGGTTCCGCTAGTCATCATGACGTATTTGAATCCTGTGCTTAGCTACGGTTTGACAGCCATTGCAGCAGATTGCGAAGCAAGTGGAGTCTATGGTTTGATCATTCCGGATCTTCCGCTTGAAGAAAGCGGAATGTTGAAAGATGCATTAAAGAATAGCGATGTGGCGCTGATCCAATTGGTTTCGCTCACAAGTCCCACTGAGCGAATCGAAGCCATCGCGAAAGCAGCTGAAGGTTTCATTTACGCAGTGACAGTAAACGGTATCACGGGTGTCCGTTCATCATTTACAGAAGGACTTGAAGGTCACTTGGAGCGGCTTAAAGCGGCTAGTTCTGTTCCAGTACTTGCTGGATTCGGGATATCGACTCCTGAGCAAGTGAGATCACTAGGATCCTTGGCTGACGGGGTAATTGTAGGAAGTGCGATCGTCACGGCCCTTCATGTAGGAGATCACGAAACGGTTCGTACGTTAATCAACGCATCTAAAAATCAATTAACAAATAGCTAA
- the trpB gene encoding tryptophan synthase subunit beta, with translation MTTETKGRYGKFGGQFVPETLMTALQELELAYEEAQQDPAFSKELDYYLKEFVGRETPLFFAERLTKHAGGAKIYLKREDLNHTGAHKINNSLGQALLAIRMGKKKIVAETGAGQHGVATATACALLGLECVVFMGKEDIRRQELNVFRMELLGTKVVSVDKGSGTLKDAVNEALRYWVSNVDDTHYILGSALGPHPFPQIVRDFQRVIGDETRKQIVEHEGRLPDAVVACIGGGSNAIGMFHPFIDDQDVKLYGVEAAGSGISTGKHAAAIAGKQEGVLHGAYMYVLQDDDGFIQEAHSISAGLDYPAVGPEHCHLADIKRVKYDSVTDQQALEGVQLLSRVEGIIPALESAHAVYYAVQLAKEMKAEETLVICLSGRGDKDMQTVRDALGGQTK, from the coding sequence ATGACAACAGAAACTAAAGGACGCTACGGGAAATTTGGGGGACAATTCGTTCCGGAAACATTGATGACTGCACTACAGGAATTAGAATTGGCTTACGAAGAAGCGCAGCAAGATCCTGCGTTTTCAAAAGAACTGGATTACTATTTAAAAGAATTTGTTGGTCGTGAAACACCTTTGTTTTTTGCAGAGCGTTTGACGAAGCATGCAGGTGGCGCAAAAATCTATTTAAAACGTGAAGATTTGAACCATACAGGTGCTCATAAAATCAACAACTCTCTTGGCCAGGCATTGCTTGCGATTCGTATGGGCAAGAAGAAAATTGTGGCAGAGACAGGCGCCGGCCAACATGGTGTGGCAACAGCTACTGCTTGTGCGTTACTCGGCCTAGAGTGCGTTGTTTTCATGGGGAAAGAAGATATCCGTCGTCAAGAACTAAATGTTTTCCGTATGGAACTTCTCGGCACGAAGGTAGTTTCCGTCGATAAAGGTTCAGGAACGTTGAAGGACGCAGTGAATGAAGCACTACGCTACTGGGTTTCAAATGTAGATGACACACATTATATTCTCGGATCAGCCCTAGGCCCACATCCATTCCCACAAATTGTTCGTGATTTCCAGCGTGTCATTGGGGATGAAACACGTAAGCAAATCGTGGAACATGAAGGACGTCTGCCTGATGCAGTCGTGGCTTGTATTGGTGGCGGTAGTAACGCGATTGGTATGTTCCATCCTTTCATCGATGATCAAGACGTGAAATTGTACGGTGTAGAAGCAGCGGGTAGCGGTATTTCAACAGGCAAACACGCGGCAGCCATTGCAGGTAAACAAGAAGGGGTTTTGCATGGTGCGTATATGTATGTACTACAAGATGACGATGGCTTCATCCAAGAAGCGCACTCGATTTCAGCAGGTCTCGATTACCCTGCAGTAGGACCGGAACATTGCCATTTAGCTGATATAAAGCGTGTGAAGTATGACTCCGTTACGGATCAGCAAGCACTAGAAGGAGTGCAACTACTATCTCGTGTTGAGGGAATTATTCCTGCTTTAGAAAGTGCGCATGCCGTCTATTATGCAGTTCAACTAGCGAAAGAAATGAAAGCAGAAGAGACGCTCGTCATCTGTCTGTCGGGCCGCGGTGACAAAGATATGCAAACAGTCCGTGATGCGCTAGGAGGGCAAACGAAATGA